The DNA region AGAAGAGGTAGTAGTTTTAGTTAACAGATTGGAGAATGCGGGATATCATTCAGTTACGTTCAATGCAGCAAATTTATCCTCAGGAGTTTATTTGGTAAGAATTCAGGCGGAAGGTTTGTCTGGCAGTAAGAGATGGCAATATAATGGGGCAAGAAAGATGATATTGCTCAGATAAATAAACATCGAATCTGATGTTACAAGATTTATAAAACTTAACGGTTTGTCTGGAAAAGCAAATAGAACTGGTGAATTAGGAATTAGGAATTAATAATTAGGAATTGTTAAAGGGGAATTAGAAATAGCAGTTCAATTCCTAATTTCTAATTTTTAATTGATAATTTATGAAGGCTTTCATAATAATGGAGCTTCCAAGGTCGGTATTTTTTAGTATACTTAGATTTACCAGCGTTGTGGAATTTGAGTCGTTTTTCTAAATCAGAAGTAGAACCTTTATAATACGTACCGTTAAATTGGCTTTTTAAGATATAAGTGTAATACATTGCGGAGAGGGAGGGATTCTCACGAAGTGATCACTACGTGAGAACCCCCGGTAGCCTCGCGACTACAACGGTTTTTCACGAAGTGACCGCTTCGCGGCCACGAAGTG from Melioribacteraceae bacterium 4301-Me includes:
- a CDS encoding GIY-YIG nuclease family protein; translated protein: MYYTYILKSQFNGTYYKGSTSDLEKRLKFHNAGKSKYTKKYRPWKLHYYESLHKLSIKN